In Geopsychrobacter electrodiphilus DSM 16401, a single window of DNA contains:
- the glpK gene encoding glycerol kinase GlpK — protein MREGHILAIDQGTTSSRAMIFDQSGHCVARAQQEFRQIYPRDGWVEHDPEEIWKSVLAVCRDALQQAERIGIQVIGIGITTQRETTIIWERKTGKPLYNAIVWQDRRTAEYCAELKRSGHEAKVAKKTGLLLDPYFSGTKLNWILGHVEGARAKAEKGDLAFGTIDSFLLWRLTGGKVHATDATNASRTLLFNIHEQKWDESLLELFNIPAALLPEVKDCVADYGTTDARVFGRAIPIGGIAGDQQAAAIGQACIEPGMIKSTYGTGCFVLMNTGEKAFRSQNRLLTTVAYRIAGKTSYAIEGSIFVAGAAIQWLRDGLELIGSAGEVEGLAQGLESNRGVYLVPAFTGLGAPHWDPDARGAIFGLTRDTGIAEIARATLESVGYQTYDLMEAMKRDSQTGSLSLRVDGGMVTNNWFLQFLANILDISVERPRVIETTALGAAYLAGVQFGLFTSLADIKKHWQGDALFTPRLAPSARKELLRGWEKAISRVLEAEN, from the coding sequence ATGAGGGAAGGCCATATCCTTGCCATCGATCAGGGGACGACCAGTTCCCGGGCGATGATTTTTGACCAGAGCGGACACTGTGTTGCGCGGGCTCAGCAGGAATTTCGTCAGATCTACCCGCGGGATGGCTGGGTCGAGCATGACCCGGAGGAGATCTGGAAATCTGTGCTGGCGGTCTGTCGTGACGCGTTGCAACAGGCCGAGCGGATAGGGATTCAGGTCATCGGCATCGGCATCACCACTCAGCGCGAAACCACCATAATCTGGGAGCGTAAAACCGGCAAACCGCTTTACAACGCGATTGTCTGGCAGGATCGCCGCACCGCTGAATATTGTGCCGAGCTTAAACGGTCTGGACATGAAGCGAAGGTCGCTAAAAAGACCGGCTTGCTCCTCGATCCTTATTTTTCTGGTACTAAGTTAAACTGGATTCTCGGGCATGTCGAGGGCGCGCGGGCCAAGGCCGAAAAAGGGGATCTGGCCTTCGGCACCATCGACAGCTTTCTGCTCTGGCGGCTGACTGGAGGGAAGGTGCACGCAACGGATGCGACCAATGCTTCTCGAACCCTGCTGTTCAACATCCATGAACAAAAATGGGATGAATCACTGCTCGAACTGTTCAATATCCCTGCTGCACTGCTCCCCGAGGTGAAGGACTGTGTCGCCGATTATGGCACGACCGACGCGCGTGTCTTTGGCCGGGCCATTCCGATTGGTGGCATCGCCGGGGATCAGCAGGCCGCTGCCATCGGCCAGGCCTGCATCGAGCCGGGGATGATCAAGAGCACCTACGGCACCGGTTGTTTTGTTTTGATGAACACCGGCGAGAAGGCCTTCCGTTCGCAGAATCGTCTCTTGACCACGGTCGCCTATCGCATCGCCGGCAAGACCAGTTACGCCATCGAAGGTTCGATTTTTGTTGCCGGGGCGGCGATCCAGTGGCTTCGCGACGGGCTTGAATTGATTGGCTCGGCCGGTGAGGTCGAGGGGCTGGCGCAGGGGCTCGAATCAAACCGTGGCGTGTATCTTGTCCCGGCGTTTACCGGATTGGGCGCGCCTCACTGGGACCCTGACGCCCGTGGAGCGATCTTCGGTCTGACGCGCGATACCGGCATTGCGGAAATTGCGCGCGCCACCCTCGAATCGGTGGGATATCAGACCTATGATCTGATGGAGGCGATGAAACGTGACAGCCAGACAGGATCGCTGAGCTTGCGCGTGGATGGCGGGATGGTGACGAATAACTGGTTTCTGCAGTTTTTGGCGAATATTCTCGATATTTCGGTCGAACGACCGCGCGTCATCGAAACAACCGCACTGGGCGCGGCTTATCTGGCGGGAGTACAGTTCGGTCTGTTCACGTCGTTGGCCGATATCAAAAAGCATTGGCAAGGTGACGCTCTGTTCACGCCGCGGCTTGCCCCCTCGGCGCGGAAAGAGCTGTTGCGCGGCTGGGAGAAGGCGATATCAAGGGTTTTGGAGGCGGAGAATTGA
- a CDS encoding glycerol-3-phosphate dehydrogenase/oxidase, protein MQRSQYLQHLKDGSSYDLLVIGGGATGCGVALDAASRGLKVALVEKNDFAEGTSSRSTKLVHGGVRYLEMAVKKLDRVQYNLVKDGLRERYTLLKNAPHLSNRLALVTPLYRWIDVPYVFAGLKLYDILAGKRSVGHSCLLSRKEVLRRFPTVKAEGLKAGVLYYDGQFHDARMALSLALTAAQQGAVIANHVAVKDLIKDGSKICGVQLCDSLTGKTWQVRAKGVINATGPFTDQIRRLDNPQVPKILSASSGIHIILDKRFAPPDTGLMIPQTEDGRVLFVLPWEDHALVGTTDEPAEISEHPKPLEAEIAYLLRHVTRYFNLSVERSDVKAVWSGLRPLVSDPQAVDTARLARDHILDLSPTGLLTIAGGKWTTYRKMAEDTVDHALKNFQLSPAIPACQTEGLAIIGGATYAEKGDLELSRKYGFDTDVAAYLNRTYGDQAEHIAILAKEDGGRRLVENHPVLEAEVLYAVRHEMAERVIDVLARRMPLALLDTQAARTAAPRVMEIMQTELGWDERRCKEEELLTEIRLTEAL, encoded by the coding sequence ATGCAACGAAGCCAGTATCTCCAGCACTTAAAAGATGGCAGCAGCTACGACCTGCTGGTCATCGGCGGAGGCGCCACCGGTTGTGGCGTCGCACTGGATGCCGCCAGCCGGGGGCTGAAAGTGGCCCTGGTTGAGAAGAACGACTTCGCCGAAGGGACCAGCAGCCGCAGCACCAAACTGGTCCATGGCGGGGTGCGCTATCTGGAAATGGCGGTCAAAAAACTCGACCGGGTCCAGTACAATCTGGTGAAGGATGGTTTGCGCGAACGCTACACCCTGCTGAAGAACGCACCTCATTTGTCGAACCGGCTGGCGCTGGTTACTCCGCTCTACCGCTGGATCGACGTCCCCTATGTGTTCGCCGGACTCAAGCTCTACGATATCCTGGCGGGAAAACGCAGCGTCGGCCACAGTTGCCTGCTCAGTCGCAAGGAAGTCCTGCGCCGTTTCCCGACGGTAAAGGCCGAAGGGTTGAAGGCCGGGGTCCTCTATTACGACGGCCAGTTTCACGATGCACGCATGGCGCTCTCCCTGGCCCTGACCGCAGCCCAACAGGGTGCCGTAATCGCCAACCATGTGGCAGTCAAAGACCTCATCAAAGACGGGAGCAAAATCTGCGGCGTGCAGCTGTGCGATTCGTTAACTGGGAAAACCTGGCAGGTACGCGCCAAAGGTGTGATCAACGCAACCGGCCCCTTTACCGACCAGATCCGCAGGCTCGACAACCCGCAGGTACCTAAAATTCTGTCGGCCAGCAGCGGGATTCACATCATACTGGATAAGCGCTTCGCCCCACCTGACACCGGGCTGATGATCCCCCAGACTGAAGATGGCCGGGTGCTGTTCGTCCTGCCATGGGAAGATCATGCCCTGGTCGGCACCACTGACGAGCCGGCCGAAATCAGTGAGCACCCCAAGCCCCTTGAAGCTGAAATCGCCTACCTGCTGCGCCATGTGACGCGTTATTTTAACCTCAGCGTTGAGCGCTCGGATGTCAAGGCGGTCTGGTCCGGTTTGCGCCCGCTGGTCTCCGACCCCCAGGCGGTCGATACCGCCCGCCTGGCCCGTGATCATATTCTGGATTTGAGCCCGACCGGCCTGCTGACCATAGCCGGGGGGAAATGGACGACCTACCGCAAGATGGCTGAAGACACTGTGGATCATGCCCTGAAAAACTTCCAGCTGTCGCCAGCCATTCCAGCCTGCCAGACTGAAGGCCTGGCGATTATCGGCGGGGCCACCTATGCCGAAAAGGGAGATTTGGAGCTGAGCAGAAAATATGGTTTTGACACCGATGTCGCCGCCTATCTAAATCGCACCTACGGCGACCAGGCTGAGCATATCGCAATTCTGGCGAAGGAAGACGGCGGCAGACGTCTGGTCGAGAATCATCCGGTACTAGAGGCCGAAGTCCTCTATGCCGTACGCCATGAAATGGCCGAACGAGTCATTGATGTTCTGGCACGGCGCATGCCCCTGGCCCTGCTCGACACCCAGGCTGCACGCACCGCGGCACCACGCGTAATGGAGATCATGCAGACCGAACTCGGCTGGGACGAGCGACGCTGTAAGGAAGAGGAGTTGCTGACAGAAATACGCTTGACTGAAGCACTCTAA
- a CDS encoding carbohydrate kinase family protein — MTERETDLVVVGMAYFEVFVPPHQRPPAGEELFVDGIQLALGGALNSATVAAALGLQVCLCVPLGQGIVDQAVVLLAKRLGIRLEPLAASDNPAISLVFSNSSDRSFVSTSEFEVLTKVKQLPKSRWIHVPGLEEADRLEEPLAQARRDGARISVSGSWSPGRLDQLARRNSPAWDLLVLNEKEALRACSDVATAPQRLAGAADSVLVTLAANGVCGGLEGTAIQNRAVKTLVLDPTGAGDAFCGGVIAGLLRGATPKAAVELGTDAAARILKQTGGLITDPSIMADLSEGTLCKP, encoded by the coding sequence ATGACCGAACGCGAAACTGATCTTGTCGTTGTCGGGATGGCCTATTTTGAGGTCTTTGTCCCACCTCACCAACGCCCACCCGCAGGGGAAGAGCTGTTCGTTGACGGCATACAACTGGCCTTGGGTGGAGCGCTCAACAGTGCGACGGTCGCTGCTGCCCTCGGATTGCAGGTCTGCCTGTGCGTCCCGCTGGGACAGGGCATCGTTGATCAAGCGGTGGTGCTGCTGGCAAAACGTCTGGGGATCAGGCTCGAACCACTCGCGGCGAGCGATAACCCGGCCATTTCGCTGGTCTTCTCCAATTCAAGTGACCGCTCTTTCGTGAGCACGAGCGAGTTTGAGGTTCTGACCAAGGTTAAGCAGCTCCCCAAAAGTCGCTGGATACACGTGCCGGGCCTGGAAGAGGCTGATCGACTTGAAGAGCCTCTGGCGCAAGCACGGCGGGATGGGGCACGAATTTCAGTCAGTGGCAGTTGGAGCCCAGGCCGACTGGACCAGCTTGCCAGGCGCAACAGCCCCGCCTGGGATCTGCTGGTTCTCAACGAGAAAGAAGCGCTGAGGGCCTGTAGCGATGTCGCCACGGCACCACAGCGTTTGGCCGGTGCAGCAGATTCGGTGCTGGTCACCCTCGCGGCCAACGGTGTTTGCGGCGGACTTGAGGGAACGGCGATACAAAACCGGGCAGTGAAAACCCTGGTCCTTGATCCAACCGGAGCCGGCGACGCCTTCTGTGGCGGTGTGATTGCAGGTCTGCTGCGCGGTGCCACACCCAAGGCAGCGGTAGAGCTCGGTACCGATGCGGCGGCACGAATTCTAAAGCAAACTGGTGGTCTGATCACGGATCCCAGCATTATGGCTGACTTAAGCGAAGGGACTTTATGCAAACCTTAA
- a CDS encoding SIS domain-containing protein, with protein sequence MLTSTSYMAQEARTAPQMLRAEAARWQREATRIRQLVADRPRVVLIGRGSSGNVCTFAAYLFTLQTGHQPVEFRPWLTTQPLPDADWSDAVVYAFSYSGRSTDVAASAEWLKKRGALVVAISEADAADAYVLKSAQHVLRLGCGPELAVPATKSVIAQFFIAAALAGYEIEVAAAQLADCMLSIDAAGVPTKLAEFLTGARTVTWLARGPSVAGALDAALKLQESVGIPAFAYSTAEYLHGPIAVASPQDRVVLFTAADEPMDSQEAVTTALLARSVPSLCLGCEQTPAAHLQMPFPEVRWARTPLLAYISQLTCVALAEHYGINPDEHPALRKVTETH encoded by the coding sequence ATGTTGACATCAACGAGTTATATGGCTCAAGAAGCGCGCACGGCACCGCAAATGCTGCGTGCAGAAGCCGCACGCTGGCAGCGCGAAGCCACCAGGATTCGCCAATTGGTCGCAGATCGGCCACGGGTGGTGCTGATCGGGCGTGGCAGTTCAGGGAACGTCTGCACCTTTGCCGCCTACCTGTTTACCCTGCAAACCGGACATCAACCGGTTGAGTTTCGACCCTGGCTTACGACACAGCCTCTGCCAGATGCCGACTGGAGTGATGCCGTGGTCTACGCGTTTTCCTATTCGGGGAGATCAACTGATGTCGCTGCGAGCGCCGAATGGCTGAAGAAACGGGGTGCGCTGGTGGTCGCCATTTCAGAAGCTGACGCGGCCGATGCCTATGTGCTGAAATCTGCGCAACATGTGCTGCGCCTGGGCTGCGGTCCTGAGCTCGCCGTACCTGCGACCAAGAGTGTTATCGCCCAATTCTTCATCGCCGCGGCACTGGCTGGATATGAGATTGAGGTGGCGGCAGCACAGCTGGCGGATTGCATGTTGAGCATCGATGCCGCTGGTGTACCCACCAAACTTGCCGAATTTCTAACCGGTGCCCGCACTGTCACCTGGCTGGCACGCGGCCCTTCGGTTGCCGGGGCACTGGATGCCGCGCTGAAGCTGCAGGAGTCCGTCGGCATTCCAGCTTTCGCTTATTCAACCGCCGAATACCTGCACGGCCCGATTGCGGTAGCCAGCCCGCAAGACCGGGTGGTGCTTTTCACAGCGGCCGATGAACCAATGGACAGCCAGGAGGCAGTGACCACCGCCTTGTTGGCGCGTTCGGTGCCTTCTCTCTGTTTAGGCTGTGAGCAGACACCAGCGGCGCACCTGCAAATGCCGTTTCCTGAGGTACGCTGGGCGCGCACTCCACTTTTAGCCTATATCTCACAGCTCACCTGCGTCGCCCTGGCTGAACACTACGGCATCAACCCCGATGAACATCCTGCACTGCGCAAGGTCACGGAAACGCATTGA
- a CDS encoding PIG-L deacetylase family protein: protein MKTLPLLERFDWSEFERVVILSPHLDDAALSCGGLLHALRDRVSTLVVSVSCATPRVLTSKGNSKISHRRGYVSSQTRRREDIAAMHSVDTDFVHLGFADGIYRRSPLTGKLIYLSARERWISPRIEDLAHSEELYLVLRRLCLNLGKILLLSPLGIGHHVDHQICAQVAVRLAAAGAILLFYEDFPYVADTRIGRGDQDSPLQALARLQRSPAGHYAVPVDVEEKLAVLRHYPSQIPALFGDDVGMRARILGHQHNNVPSEFYWRAKALETTPSKEK from the coding sequence ATGAAGACACTCCCCTTACTTGAACGCTTTGACTGGAGTGAATTTGAGCGGGTGGTGATTTTATCCCCCCACCTGGACGACGCCGCGTTGAGCTGCGGTGGCTTACTCCACGCCCTGCGCGATCGGGTCTCAACCCTGGTGGTCAGTGTCAGTTGTGCCACCCCACGCGTTCTGACCAGCAAGGGCAACAGCAAGATTTCACACCGCCGGGGTTACGTCAGTTCTCAGACCCGGCGGCGCGAAGATATCGCAGCCATGCACTCGGTTGACACCGACTTCGTCCATCTCGGCTTTGCCGACGGCATTTATCGTCGCAGCCCATTGACCGGCAAACTGATTTATCTCAGTGCTCGCGAACGCTGGATATCGCCACGCATCGAAGACCTGGCGCACAGCGAGGAGCTCTATCTGGTGCTGCGCCGCCTGTGTCTTAATCTGGGCAAAATTCTGCTCTTGAGCCCTCTGGGTATCGGGCATCATGTTGATCATCAGATCTGCGCGCAAGTGGCGGTTCGCCTGGCTGCGGCTGGGGCCATACTGCTGTTTTACGAAGATTTCCCCTACGTGGCCGATACGCGTATCGGCCGCGGCGACCAGGATAGCCCTCTGCAGGCACTCGCCCGTCTGCAACGGTCCCCCGCCGGGCACTACGCCGTACCGGTTGATGTCGAAGAAAAGCTGGCAGTGCTCCGTCACTATCCCAGTCAGATACCCGCTTTATTTGGCGATGACGTGGGCATGCGTGCCCGTATCCTTGGTCATCAACATAACAATGTGCCGAGCGAGTTTTACTGGCGGGCCAAGGCGCTTGAAACCACCCCCTCGAAGGAGAAATGA
- a CDS encoding L-serine ammonia-lyase, iron-sulfur-dependent, subunit alpha — MESIRQLYRIGQGPSSSHTMAPRTAAQLFLKRQPNAPGYRVTLFSSLAATGRGHLTDQALNESFSPRPLEIVWSPEQQLALHPNGMRFESLSATGDVLASWEVYSVGGGALLDQSGPITQTTQPVYTLTLLAAILNQCEKQGTSLVDYVQACEGDGIEEYLDQIWAAMQLSITRGLQQEGALPGGLGLARKARSFYRKASLFGPHLKQNGLLCAYAYAVAEENACGGTIVTAPTCGSCGVLPSVLHYLDESLDCSRQDILHALAVAGLIGNLVKTNASISGAEVGCQGEIGTACAMAAAAATRLHGGSLAQIEYAAEMGLEHHLGLTCDPVGGLVQIPCIERNAHAASRALSCCHFALLSDGQHKVSFDTIVRVMKETGQALPALYRETSGAGIAQAYEP; from the coding sequence ATGGAATCGATCCGCCAGCTTTATCGTATCGGCCAGGGCCCTTCGAGCAGCCACACCATGGCACCACGGACCGCCGCGCAGCTTTTTCTCAAGCGTCAGCCCAATGCGCCCGGCTACCGTGTGACCCTGTTCAGCAGCCTGGCCGCCACCGGTCGCGGTCATCTGACCGATCAGGCTCTGAATGAAAGCTTCTCTCCCCGGCCTCTGGAGATTGTCTGGTCTCCCGAGCAGCAACTCGCGCTGCACCCCAACGGCATGCGTTTTGAGAGCCTTTCGGCAACCGGAGATGTGCTTGCAAGCTGGGAGGTCTACAGCGTCGGCGGCGGCGCGCTGCTCGATCAGAGCGGACCGATTACCCAGACAACCCAGCCGGTTTATACCCTCACCTTACTGGCCGCAATTCTAAATCAGTGTGAAAAACAGGGAACCTCGCTCGTTGATTATGTTCAGGCCTGCGAGGGGGATGGAATTGAAGAGTATCTGGATCAGATCTGGGCGGCGATGCAGCTCTCCATCACGCGCGGTCTGCAGCAGGAGGGCGCCCTTCCCGGCGGCCTGGGCCTGGCGCGCAAGGCGCGATCCTTCTATCGCAAGGCCTCGCTCTTCGGTCCACATCTGAAACAGAACGGGCTGCTCTGCGCCTACGCCTACGCGGTCGCCGAAGAGAACGCCTGCGGTGGAACCATCGTCACCGCTCCAACCTGCGGCTCCTGCGGGGTGCTCCCCTCGGTGCTGCATTATCTGGATGAGAGCCTCGACTGCAGTCGGCAGGATATTCTGCACGCCCTGGCAGTTGCCGGTCTGATCGGCAATCTGGTCAAGACCAACGCCTCTATCTCCGGCGCCGAGGTCGGCTGTCAGGGGGAGATCGGCACCGCCTGTGCCATGGCGGCGGCGGCGGCGACCAGGCTGCATGGCGGCTCGCTGGCCCAGATCGAATACGCCGCCGAGATGGGGCTGGAACATCACCTCGGCCTGACCTGCGATCCGGTCGGCGGGCTGGTGCAGATACCCTGCATCGAGCGCAACGCCCATGCCGCCTCGCGTGCCCTCAGCTGCTGTCACTTTGCCCTTTTATCCGACGGCCAGCACAAGGTCTCCTTCGACACCATCGTCCGGGTCATGAAAGAGACCGGCCAGGCACTACCGGCCCTCTACCGCGAAACCTCAGGCGCGGGCATCGCCCAGGCCTATGAGCCCTAA
- a CDS encoding radical SAM protein: MPNLPGLSRRLITGNEDEFGLYYRALKFPGRRRQVSADRKRQELLASLAEQLQWTAGGTKPHIGELSPGCQQCVAGNWSCLFINASCNASCFYCPTAQDRGEIPATNNLSFRHPRSYTTYLKRLGFSGSSISGGEPLLTLNRTLAFLRAARKGLGKHGHLWMYTNGILLTREIAGQLAEAGLDEIRFDIGATGYKCHKIAEAKGLIPVISIEIPAVPEAVSTLKQVLPELPELGVNHLNLHQLRLTQHNFRQMNERNYTFLHGEKITVLDSELAALEILSFVHRTQLNLPVNYCSFVFKHRHQKAAALRRVAQLDKRPWETVTRAGFIRKLALCGEAKQLQQQVELWQQTGQDTALWNLSTAASRLEISPQLIPLIRWHRLRLTVSYAQVQLMQEGKLEPDEWTIPLDSGEVARVIRRAVSSEILLGPTATRQFSETWLAEVSPANVPVSQRIFGKWEHIPEGLQPYF, translated from the coding sequence ATGCCCAACTTACCAGGGTTATCTCGTCGGCTGATCACCGGCAACGAGGACGAATTTGGCCTATACTATCGCGCCCTTAAATTTCCCGGCCGCCGGCGCCAGGTATCAGCGGACCGAAAGCGACAGGAGCTGCTCGCCTCACTGGCTGAGCAGCTGCAGTGGACAGCGGGTGGAACCAAACCACATATCGGCGAGCTCTCCCCCGGATGCCAGCAATGTGTCGCCGGTAACTGGTCCTGTCTGTTTATCAACGCCAGCTGCAACGCCAGCTGTTTTTATTGTCCCACCGCGCAGGACCGGGGTGAAATTCCGGCAACCAACAATCTGTCATTCAGGCACCCCCGGAGCTACACAACTTACCTGAAACGACTCGGTTTCAGCGGGTCCAGCATCAGCGGAGGTGAACCTCTGCTGACCCTGAACCGCACCCTGGCCTTTCTGCGCGCCGCACGCAAGGGACTGGGGAAACATGGTCACCTCTGGATGTACACCAACGGCATCCTGCTGACGCGTGAGATTGCCGGACAACTGGCAGAGGCGGGGCTCGATGAGATCCGTTTTGATATCGGCGCGACGGGCTACAAGTGCCATAAGATTGCCGAGGCCAAAGGGTTGATCCCGGTGATCAGCATTGAGATCCCAGCAGTTCCAGAAGCAGTTTCGACCCTCAAACAGGTCCTGCCGGAGCTGCCAGAACTTGGGGTTAATCACCTCAATCTTCACCAGTTGCGCCTGACCCAGCACAACTTCAGACAGATGAACGAGAGAAACTACACCTTCCTGCATGGCGAAAAGATTACCGTGCTCGATTCAGAACTGGCGGCACTCGAGATTCTCAGCTTTGTTCATCGCACTCAGCTAAACCTGCCAGTCAATTACTGTTCCTTTGTCTTCAAGCATCGCCATCAAAAAGCTGCCGCCCTGCGTCGCGTCGCCCAGTTAGACAAGCGCCCCTGGGAAACGGTCACCCGTGCGGGCTTCATCCGCAAACTCGCCCTCTGCGGGGAAGCGAAACAGCTCCAGCAGCAGGTTGAACTATGGCAGCAGACCGGCCAGGACACCGCGCTCTGGAACCTGTCCACAGCGGCTTCGCGCCTCGAGATATCGCCTCAACTTATCCCGCTGATCCGTTGGCACCGTCTGCGACTCACGGTCAGCTACGCTCAGGTTCAGCTCATGCAGGAAGGCAAGTTGGAACCGGACGAATGGACGATTCCCCTTGACTCTGGAGAGGTCGCGCGCGTCATTCGTCGTGCAGTCTCATCTGAGATATTACTTGGACCAACGGCAACCCGACAGTTTTCCGAAACATGGCTGGCAGAGGTCAGCCCGGCAAACGTCCCAGTCAGCCAGCGTATCTTCGGTAAATGGGAGCATATTCCAGAAGGGTTACAACCCTATTTTTAA
- a CDS encoding SDR family NAD(P)-dependent oxidoreductase, producing the protein MSEQNFDLFRAELSGKVVLVTGGGSGIGAAIAEAFWRQGARVAIHYHHSDKQDISALAQRICAAGGEALSLQADFGSSPEVTATVAKAIAHFGRLDILVNNAGSMIARRTLEEVDDDFIEQVFALNARSVVTACRAALPIFTLQGAGCIINVSSISARTGGSPGSSIYSASKAFVSTLTRSLARELAERNIRVNAISPGTIDTAFHELFSNREKLEKTRVGIPLQRLGEPNDCAGTALYLACPSLSGYVTGQVIEINGGQLMA; encoded by the coding sequence ATGTCTGAACAAAATTTCGATCTGTTCCGTGCCGAACTCTCCGGCAAGGTGGTGTTGGTGACCGGCGGCGGCAGCGGCATCGGCGCGGCGATCGCCGAAGCCTTCTGGCGGCAGGGAGCCAGGGTCGCAATTCATTATCATCACAGCGATAAACAGGATATCTCAGCGCTGGCTCAAAGGATTTGTGCTGCTGGCGGCGAGGCCTTGAGCCTGCAGGCTGATTTTGGTTCAAGTCCTGAAGTTACGGCCACCGTAGCCAAGGCCATAGCGCATTTCGGGCGTCTCGATATCCTGGTCAATAACGCCGGCAGTATGATCGCCAGACGCACCCTGGAAGAGGTGGATGATGATTTTATCGAGCAGGTTTTTGCCCTCAATGCCCGTTCGGTCGTTACGGCCTGCCGCGCTGCGCTCCCCATTTTTACCCTGCAGGGGGCAGGTTGCATTATCAACGTCAGTTCCATCTCGGCGCGCACCGGCGGCAGCCCGGGGTCTTCAATCTACAGCGCCTCCAAGGCCTTTGTCAGCACCTTGACCCGCTCCCTGGCTCGCGAACTGGCGGAGCGGAACATCCGGGTCAACGCGATCTCGCCAGGCACCATCGACACCGCCTTTCACGAACTGTTTTCTAACCGTGAAAAACTCGAAAAAACGCGGGTCGGCATCCCCTTGCAGCGCCTTGGCGAGCCAAATGACTGCGCAGGGACTGCTCTCTATCTGGCCTGCCCGAGTCTGAGCGGTTATGTGACGGGTCAGGTTATCGAGATCAACGGTGGCCAATTAATGGCTTGA